Within Methyloversatilis discipulorum, the genomic segment GAACGTCACCTTCTGGCCTTCCTTCAGGGTCTTGAAACCACCCATCTGGATCGCCGAGAAATGAGCGAACAGATCTTCGCTGCCATCATCCGGCGTGATGAAGCCGTAACCCTTGGAATCGTTGAACCACTTAACAGTACCAGTTGCCATTGATCTTATCCTCTCAACCTCTCAAATGAGCCGAAGCTCCCGTACATGTTTGTACTTCAAGTTCTGATGTTCTGACCCCGGGAACTACCGACCGCGCCGGA encodes:
- a CDS encoding cold-shock protein, with protein sequence MATGTVKWFNDSKGYGFITPDDGSEDLFAHFSAIQMGGFKTLKEGQKVTFDVTQGPKGKQAANIQAA